A genomic region of Enterobacter hormaechei ATCC 49162 contains the following coding sequences:
- the glmM gene encoding phosphoglucosamine mutase: protein MSNRKYFGTDGIRGRVGDAPITPDFVLKLGWAAGKVLARHGSRKIIIGKDTRISGYMLESALEAGLAAAGLSASFTGPMPTPAVAYLTRTFRAEAGIVISASHNPFYDNGIKFFSIDGTKLPDDVEEAIEAEMEKEITCVDSAELGKANRIVDAAGRYIEFCKGTFPNELSLAHLKIVVDCANGATYHIAPNVFRELGAKVITIGCEPDGLNINEEVGATDVRALQARVLAEKADLGIALDGDGDRVIMVDHEGNKVDGDQILYIIAREGLRQGQLRGGAVGTLMSNMGLELALKQLGIPFVRAKVGDRYVLEKLQEKGWRIGAENSGHVILLDKTTTGDGIVAALQVVAAMARNHMSLHDLCSGMKMFPQILVNVRFTAGKGDPLENDNVKAVMADVEAALGSRGRVLLRKSGTEPLIRVMVEGEDEAQVTEFAHRIADAVKAA from the coding sequence ATGAGTAATCGTAAATATTTTGGTACCGATGGCATCCGTGGGCGCGTAGGCGATGCGCCAATTACCCCTGATTTTGTCCTGAAGCTGGGCTGGGCGGCGGGGAAAGTTCTGGCGCGTCATGGTTCCCGTAAGATCATTATTGGGAAAGATACCCGTATTTCGGGTTATATGCTGGAATCCGCGCTGGAAGCCGGGCTGGCGGCGGCGGGGCTTTCCGCTTCTTTTACAGGCCCAATGCCGACCCCTGCTGTTGCTTACCTGACCCGTACCTTCCGTGCGGAAGCGGGCATCGTCATTTCAGCTTCGCATAACCCGTTCTATGACAACGGTATCAAATTCTTCTCCATTGACGGCACCAAACTGCCGGATGACGTGGAAGAGGCGATTGAAGCGGAAATGGAAAAAGAGATCACCTGTGTCGACTCCGCTGAGCTGGGTAAAGCAAACCGTATTGTCGATGCGGCAGGTCGCTACATTGAATTCTGCAAAGGCACCTTCCCGAATGAACTGAGCCTGGCACACCTCAAAATTGTGGTGGACTGTGCCAACGGTGCGACGTACCACATTGCGCCGAATGTGTTCCGCGAGCTGGGCGCGAAAGTGATCACGATTGGCTGCGAGCCGGACGGCCTGAACATCAACGAAGAAGTTGGCGCGACAGACGTGCGTGCCTTGCAGGCGCGTGTACTGGCTGAAAAAGCCGATCTGGGCATTGCCCTGGATGGCGATGGCGACCGTGTGATCATGGTTGACCACGAAGGTAACAAGGTCGATGGCGATCAGATCCTCTACATCATTGCGCGTGAAGGCCTGCGTCAGGGACAACTGCGCGGTGGCGCGGTGGGCACGCTAATGAGCAATATGGGTCTTGAGCTGGCGCTGAAACAGCTGGGCATCCCGTTTGTCCGTGCGAAAGTGGGTGACCGCTACGTGCTGGAAAAACTCCAGGAGAAAGGCTGGCGCATTGGCGCGGAAAACTCCGGCCACGTGATCCTGCTCGATAAAACCACCACCGGTGACGGCATTGTGGCGGCGCTTCAGGTTGTTGCCGCGATGGCGCGTAACCATATGAGCCTGCACGATCTTTGTAGCGGCATGAAAATGTTCCCGCAGATCCTGGTTAACGTACGTTTCACCGCCGGTAAAGGCGACCCGCTGGAAAATGATAACGTGAAAGCGGTGATGGCAGACGTTGAAGCCGCTTTGGGCAGCCGTGGGCGTGTCCTGCTGCGTAAGTCAGGTACGGAGCCGCTGATCCGCGTGATGGTGGAAGGTGAAGACGAAGCGCAGGTGACCGAATTTGCGCACCGTATTGCGGATGCGGTGAAAGCTGCATAA
- the folP gene encoding dihydropteroate synthase has product MKLFAQDSHLDLSHPHVMGILNVTPDSFSDGGTHNSLIDAVKHANLMINAGATIIDVGGESTRPGAAEVSVEEELARVVPVVEAIAQRFEVWISVDTSKPEVIREVARVGAHIINDIRSLTEPGAIEAAAETGLPVCLMHMQGQPKTMQEAPKYEDVFADVTRFFIEHIERCERAGIAKEKLLLDPGFGFGKNLSHNYALLARLSEFHQFGLPLLVGMSRKSMIGQLLNVGPSERLSGSLACAVIAAMQGAHIIRVHDVKETVEAMRVVEATLAAKENKRYE; this is encoded by the coding sequence ATGAAACTATTCGCCCAGGACTCGCATCTCGACCTTTCACATCCCCATGTGATGGGGATCCTGAATGTCACGCCTGATTCCTTCTCTGACGGCGGCACGCATAACTCGCTCATCGACGCGGTTAAACACGCGAATTTAATGATCAACGCGGGTGCCACCATCATTGACGTTGGAGGTGAGTCAACGCGGCCCGGCGCGGCGGAGGTTTCGGTGGAAGAAGAGCTGGCGCGCGTGGTGCCGGTGGTTGAGGCGATCGCGCAACGTTTCGAGGTATGGATCTCCGTCGATACGTCCAAACCCGAAGTGATCCGTGAAGTGGCGAGAGTGGGCGCTCACATTATCAATGATATCCGCTCACTGACCGAGCCGGGCGCGATTGAAGCCGCCGCAGAAACCGGGCTACCGGTGTGTCTGATGCATATGCAGGGCCAGCCTAAGACAATGCAGGAGGCGCCGAAATATGAAGATGTGTTTGCTGACGTCACCCGCTTCTTTATTGAGCATATCGAACGCTGTGAACGTGCGGGTATCGCAAAAGAGAAATTGCTGCTCGACCCGGGCTTCGGTTTCGGTAAAAATCTCTCACACAATTACGCGTTGCTTGCGCGCTTATCAGAGTTTCATCAGTTCGGCCTGCCACTGCTGGTGGGAATGTCGAGAAAATCGATGATTGGTCAGTTGTTGAATGTCGGGCCGAGCGAACGTCTGAGCGGCAGTCTGGCCTGCGCGGTGATTGCCGCGATGCAAGGTGCACACATCATTCGCGTCCATGACGTAAAAGAAACAGTAGAAGCCATGCGTGTGGTGGAAGCCACACTGGCAGCGAAGGAAAACAAACGCTATGAGTAA
- the secG gene encoding preprotein translocase subunit SecG, which yields MYEALLVIFLIVAIALVALIMLQQGKGADMGASFGAGASGTLFGSSGSANFMTRTTAILATLFFIISLVLGNINSNKTSKGSEWENLSAPAKTEQTQPAAPAKPTSDIPQ from the coding sequence ATGTACGAAGCTCTTTTAGTTATTTTCCTTATTGTAGCCATCGCTCTCGTAGCGCTGATTATGCTACAGCAAGGTAAAGGCGCTGATATGGGAGCCTCCTTCGGAGCAGGCGCTTCCGGTACGCTGTTCGGTTCAAGTGGTTCTGCGAACTTCATGACCCGTACGACGGCGATTCTGGCTACGCTGTTCTTCATCATCAGTCTGGTGCTGGGTAATATCAACAGCAACAAGACCAGTAAAGGAAGCGAGTGGGAAAATCTGAGCGCGCCAGCAAAAACTGAGCAAACTCAGCCAGCTGCACCGGCTAAGCCAACCAGCGATATCCCGCAGTAA
- the nusA gene encoding transcription termination factor NusA encodes MNKEILAVVEAVSNEKSLPREKIFEALESALATATKKKYEQEIDVRVEIDRKSGDFDTFRRWVIVEEVTQPTKEITLEAARFEDESLNVGDYVEDQIESVTFDRITTQTAKQVIVQKVREAERALVVDQFRDQEGEIITGVVKKVNRDNISLEIKSEGLPGNAEAVILREDMLPRENFRPGDRIRGVLYAVRPEARGAQLFVTRSKPEMLVELFRIEVPEIGEEVIEIKAAARDPGSRAKIAVKTNDKRIDPVGACVGMRGARVQAVSTELGGERIDIVLWDDNPAQFVINAMAPADVASIVVDEDKHTMDIAVEAGNLAQAIGRNGQNVRLASQLSGWELNVMTVDDLQAKHQAEAHAAIDTFTKYLDIDEDFATVLVEEGFSTLEELAYVPMKELLEIDGLDEPTVEALRERAKNALTTLALAQEESLGDKKPADDLLNLEGLDRAIAFKLAARGVCTLEDLAEQGVDDLADIEGLTDEKAGELIMAARNICWFGDEA; translated from the coding sequence ATGAACAAAGAAATTTTGGCTGTTGTTGAAGCCGTCTCCAACGAGAAATCACTGCCGCGTGAGAAGATTTTCGAAGCGCTGGAAAGTGCACTGGCTACAGCAACCAAGAAAAAATACGAACAAGAGATCGATGTTCGCGTAGAAATCGATCGTAAAAGCGGTGACTTCGATACATTCCGTCGTTGGGTAATTGTTGAAGAAGTGACCCAGCCGACCAAAGAGATCACCCTGGAAGCGGCACGTTTTGAAGACGAAAGTCTGAACGTGGGTGACTACGTTGAAGATCAGATTGAATCTGTCACCTTCGACCGTATCACCACCCAGACCGCGAAGCAGGTTATCGTGCAGAAAGTGCGCGAAGCCGAGCGCGCGCTGGTTGTCGATCAGTTCCGCGATCAGGAAGGCGAAATCATCACTGGCGTGGTGAAGAAAGTAAACCGCGACAACATCTCTCTGGAGATTAAGTCCGAAGGGCTGCCGGGTAACGCTGAAGCCGTGATCCTGCGCGAAGACATGCTGCCGCGTGAGAACTTCCGCCCAGGCGACCGTATTCGTGGTGTGCTGTATGCCGTACGCCCTGAAGCGCGTGGTGCACAGCTGTTCGTGACGCGTTCTAAACCAGAAATGCTGGTTGAACTCTTCCGTATTGAAGTGCCGGAAATCGGCGAAGAAGTTATCGAAATCAAAGCGGCGGCCCGCGATCCGGGTTCCCGTGCGAAAATTGCGGTGAAAACCAACGACAAGCGTATCGACCCGGTCGGTGCTTGCGTCGGTATGCGTGGCGCACGTGTTCAGGCGGTTTCTACCGAACTGGGCGGCGAGCGCATTGATATCGTTCTGTGGGACGACAACCCGGCGCAGTTCGTGATCAACGCAATGGCACCGGCTGATGTGGCGTCTATCGTTGTTGACGAAGACAAACACACCATGGATATCGCTGTAGAAGCGGGCAACCTGGCGCAGGCGATTGGCCGTAACGGTCAGAACGTACGTCTGGCGTCACAGCTGAGCGGCTGGGAACTCAACGTGATGACCGTTGATGACCTTCAGGCCAAGCATCAGGCTGAAGCCCACGCGGCGATCGATACCTTCACCAAATACCTGGACATTGACGAAGACTTCGCCACTGTGCTGGTTGAAGAAGGTTTCTCTACGCTGGAAGAACTGGCCTACGTGCCAATGAAAGAGCTGCTGGAAATTGACGGTCTGGATGAACCAACCGTTGAAGCCCTGCGTGAACGCGCTAAAAACGCACTGACCACCCTGGCGCTGGCTCAGGAAGAAAGCCTTGGCGATAAGAAGCCGGCTGATGACCTGCTGAATCTGGAAGGTCTTGATCGTGCGATTGCGTTCAAGCTGGCTGCCCGTGGTGTTTGTACGCTGGAAGATCTCGCTGAGCAAGGCGTTGATGACCTGGCTGATATCGAAGGTTTAACCGACGAGAAAGCCGGCGAACTCATCATGGCCGCACGTAATATTTGCTGGTTCGGCGACGAAGCGTAA
- the ftsH gene encoding ATP-dependent zinc metalloprotease FtsH, whose translation MAKNLILWLVIAVVLMSVFQSFGPSESNGRKVDYSTFLQEVNQDQVREARINGREINVTKKDSNRYTTYIPVNDPKLLDNLLTKNVKVVGEPPEEPSLLASIFISWFPMLLLIGVWIFFMRQMQGGGGKGAMSFGKSKARMLTEDQIKTTFADVAGCDEAKEEVGELVEYLREPSRFQKLGGKIPKGVLMVGPPGTGKTLLAKAIAGEAKVPFFTISGSDFVEMFVGVGASRVRDMFEQAKKAAPCIIFIDEIDAVGRQRGAGLGGGHDEREQTLNQMLVEMDGFEGNEGIIVIAATNRPDVLDPALLRPGRFDRQVVVGLPDVRGREQILKVHMRRVPLAPDIDAAIIARGTPGFSGADLANLVNEAALFAARGNKRVVSMVEFEKAKDKIMMGAERRSMVMTEAQKESTAYHEAGHAIIGRLVPEHDPVHKVTIIPRGRALGVTFFLPEGDAISASRQKLESQISTLYGGRLAEEIIYGAEHVSTGASNDIKVATNLARNMVTQWGFSDKLGPLLYAEEEGEVFLGRSVAKAKHMSDETARIIDQEVKALIERNYGRARQILNDNMDILHSMKDALMKYETIDAPQIDDLMARREVRPPAGWEDPGASNNSDNNGTPRAPRPVDEPRTPNPGNTMSEQLGDK comes from the coding sequence ATGGCGAAAAACCTAATACTCTGGCTGGTCATTGCCGTTGTGCTGATGTCAGTATTCCAGAGCTTTGGGCCCAGCGAGTCGAATGGCCGCAAGGTGGATTATTCTACCTTCCTGCAAGAGGTCAATCAGGACCAGGTTCGCGAAGCGCGTATCAACGGACGTGAGATCAACGTTACCAAGAAAGATAGTAACCGTTACACGACTTACATCCCGGTGAACGATCCTAAGCTGCTTGATAACCTTCTGACCAAAAACGTCAAAGTGGTAGGCGAGCCGCCGGAAGAACCAAGCCTGTTGGCTTCTATCTTCATTTCCTGGTTCCCGATGCTGCTTCTTATCGGCGTCTGGATCTTCTTTATGCGCCAGATGCAGGGCGGTGGTGGCAAAGGTGCCATGTCGTTCGGTAAGAGCAAGGCGCGTATGCTGACGGAAGACCAGATCAAGACCACGTTTGCTGACGTCGCAGGTTGTGACGAAGCAAAAGAAGAGGTGGGTGAACTGGTTGAATACCTGCGCGAGCCGAGCCGTTTCCAGAAACTGGGCGGTAAGATCCCGAAAGGCGTCCTGATGGTCGGCCCTCCGGGTACCGGTAAAACCCTGCTGGCAAAAGCCATCGCGGGTGAAGCGAAGGTACCGTTCTTTACGATTTCAGGTTCTGACTTCGTTGAAATGTTCGTGGGTGTCGGTGCATCTCGTGTGCGTGACATGTTCGAGCAGGCCAAGAAGGCAGCACCGTGCATCATCTTCATCGATGAAATCGACGCCGTAGGCCGCCAGCGTGGCGCAGGTCTGGGCGGTGGTCACGATGAACGTGAGCAGACCCTGAACCAGATGCTGGTTGAGATGGACGGCTTCGAAGGTAACGAAGGTATTATCGTTATCGCGGCAACTAACCGTCCGGACGTACTCGACCCTGCGCTGTTGCGTCCAGGCCGTTTCGACCGTCAGGTTGTGGTTGGTCTGCCGGATGTTCGTGGTCGTGAACAGATTCTGAAAGTGCACATGCGTCGCGTTCCGCTGGCGCCAGATATCGACGCGGCAATCATTGCGCGTGGTACACCGGGCTTCTCCGGTGCGGATCTGGCTAACCTGGTCAACGAAGCCGCACTGTTTGCCGCTCGCGGTAACAAGCGCGTGGTTTCCATGGTGGAATTCGAGAAAGCGAAAGACAAAATCATGATGGGTGCGGAACGTCGCTCCATGGTGATGACGGAAGCGCAGAAAGAGTCCACGGCATATCACGAAGCGGGCCACGCGATTATTGGTCGACTGGTGCCGGAACACGATCCGGTGCACAAGGTGACGATTATTCCACGTGGGCGTGCGCTGGGTGTGACCTTCTTCCTGCCTGAAGGCGACGCGATCAGCGCCAGCCGTCAGAAGCTGGAAAGCCAAATTTCAACGCTGTACGGCGGTCGTCTGGCTGAAGAGATTATCTACGGTGCGGAACATGTTTCTACCGGTGCGTCGAACGATATTAAAGTGGCGACAAACCTGGCGCGTAACATGGTGACTCAGTGGGGCTTCTCCGACAAACTCGGTCCGCTGCTGTATGCAGAGGAAGAGGGCGAAGTATTCCTGGGCCGCTCTGTGGCAAAAGCGAAACATATGTCCGATGAGACGGCACGTATCATCGACCAGGAAGTGAAAGCGCTGATTGAACGTAACTACGGTCGCGCCCGTCAGATCCTGAACGACAATATGGACATTCTGCACTCGATGAAAGATGCGCTCATGAAATATGAGACCATTGATGCACCGCAGATTGACGACCTGATGGCGCGCCGCGAAGTGCGTCCGCCAGCTGGCTGGGAAGACCCAGGTGCGTCTAACAATTCTGACAACAATGGCACCCCGCGTGCGCCGCGTCCGGTCGATGAACCGCGTACGCCAAACCCGGGCAACACCATGTCAGAGCAGTTGGGCGACAAGTAA
- the argG gene encoding argininosuccinate synthase, with protein MTTILKHLPVGQRIGIAFSGGLDTSAALLWMRQKGAVPYAYTANLGQPDEEDYDAIPRRAMEYGAENARLIDCRKQLVAEGIAAIQCGAFHNTTGGLTYFNTTPLGRAVTGTMLVAAMKEDGVNIWGDGSTYKGNDIERFYRYGLLTNAELQIYKPWLDTDFIDELGGRHEMSEFMIACGFDYKMSVEKAYSTDSNMLGATHEAKDLEFLNSSVKIVNPIMGVKFWDENVKIPAEEVTVRFERGHPVALNGKTFSDDVELMLEANRIGGRHGLGMSDQIENRIIEAKSRGIYEAPGMALLHIAYERLLTGIHNEDTIEQYHSHGRQLGKLLYQGRWFDPQALMLRDALQRWVASAITGEVTLELRRGNDYSILNTVSDNLTYKAERLTMEKGESVFSPDDRIGQLTMRNLDITDTREKLFNYVENGLLSANSGNGLPQVENLEHSDKK; from the coding sequence ATGACGACGATTCTCAAGCATCTCCCGGTAGGACAACGTATTGGCATCGCTTTTTCTGGCGGCCTGGATACCAGCGCTGCACTGCTGTGGATGCGCCAGAAGGGAGCGGTTCCTTATGCATATACTGCGAACCTGGGTCAGCCGGACGAGGAAGATTATGACGCGATCCCTCGTCGTGCCATGGAATATGGCGCAGAGAACGCACGTCTGATCGACTGCCGTAAGCAGCTGGTTGCCGAAGGGATTGCCGCGATCCAGTGCGGTGCTTTCCATAACACGACCGGCGGCCTGACCTATTTCAATACCACCCCGCTGGGCCGTGCCGTCACCGGCACCATGCTGGTCGCCGCCATGAAAGAAGATGGCGTGAACATCTGGGGTGACGGTAGCACCTATAAAGGCAACGATATTGAACGTTTCTATCGTTATGGCCTGCTCACCAACGCTGAGTTGCAGATCTACAAACCTTGGCTGGATACCGACTTCATCGACGAGCTGGGTGGCCGTCATGAAATGTCTGAGTTTATGATTGCCTGCGGCTTTGACTACAAAATGTCCGTTGAGAAAGCTTACTCAACCGACTCCAACATGCTGGGTGCAACGCACGAAGCGAAAGATCTGGAATTCCTGAACTCCAGCGTCAAAATTGTTAACCCGATTATGGGCGTGAAGTTCTGGGACGAAAACGTGAAGATCCCGGCGGAAGAAGTGACCGTGCGTTTCGAACGGGGTCATCCGGTTGCCCTGAACGGTAAAACCTTTTCCGACGATGTTGAACTGATGCTGGAAGCAAACCGCATCGGCGGTCGTCACGGTCTGGGCATGAGCGATCAGATCGAAAACCGTATCATCGAAGCGAAAAGCCGTGGCATTTACGAAGCGCCGGGGATGGCACTGCTGCACATCGCTTACGAGCGCCTGCTGACCGGTATTCACAACGAAGACACCATTGAGCAGTATCACTCTCATGGCCGTCAGCTGGGCAAACTGCTGTATCAGGGCCGCTGGTTCGATCCACAGGCGCTGATGCTGCGTGACGCCCTGCAACGTTGGGTGGCAAGCGCAATCACCGGCGAAGTCACGCTGGAACTGCGTCGCGGCAATGACTACTCCATCCTGAATACCGTGTCTGACAACCTGACCTATAAAGCAGAGCGTTTGACCATGGAGAAAGGTGAATCAGTCTTCTCTCCGGACGATCGTATTGGCCAGCTGACCATGCGTAACCTGGACATCACCGATACCCGTGAGAAGCTGTTCAACTATGTTGAGAATGGCCTGCTCTCCGCGAATTCCGGTAATGGTCTGCCGCAGGTCGAGAACCTGGAACACAGCGATAAGAAGTAA
- the rimP gene encoding ribosome maturation factor RimP, which translates to MSTLEQKLTEMITAPVEALGYELVGIEFVRGRTSTLRIYIDSEDGINVDDCADVSHQVSAVLDVEDPITVAYNLEVSSPGLDRPMFTAEHYVRFTGEEVALVLRMAVQNRRKWQGIIKAVDGEMITVTVEGKDEVFALSNIQKANLVPHF; encoded by the coding sequence TTGTCCACATTAGAGCAAAAATTAACAGAGATGATTACTGCACCGGTCGAAGCACTGGGCTACGAACTGGTCGGCATCGAATTCGTTCGCGGCCGTACATCCACACTGCGCATCTATATTGATAGTGAAGATGGCATCAATGTTGATGATTGTGCTGATGTCAGCCACCAGGTGAGTGCGGTTCTTGATGTTGAAGATCCGATTACCGTTGCGTACAACCTGGAAGTTTCCTCACCTGGCCTCGATCGCCCGATGTTCACGGCCGAGCACTATGTGCGCTTTACCGGTGAAGAAGTGGCTCTCGTTCTGCGTATGGCCGTACAGAACCGCCGTAAATGGCAGGGAATTATCAAAGCCGTTGATGGTGAAATGATCACGGTAACAGTCGAAGGCAAAGATGAAGTGTTCGCGCTGAGTAATATCCAGAAGGCGAACCTGGTTCCCCACTTTTAA